One Candidatus Schekmanbacteria bacterium RIFCSPLOWO2_02_FULL_38_14 DNA segment encodes these proteins:
- a CDS encoding NADH-quinone oxidoreductase subunit A: MEQGLYSYVPIFILVLIVVGFAFANLLLSYLVGRRIYNKEKLSPYECGVPPVSSARLRFPIKFYLIAMLFIIFDIEIVFLYPWAVVFRELKVLGSFAFIEMIVFIIILLIGFVYVWKRKALEWE, encoded by the coding sequence ATGGAACAAGGTCTTTACAGTTATGTGCCAATCTTTATCTTAGTTTTAATTGTAGTAGGTTTTGCGTTTGCCAATCTGTTACTTTCATATCTTGTTGGCAGAAGGATATATAACAAAGAAAAGTTATCCCCCTACGAATGCGGCGTTCCGCCTGTAAGTTCTGCACGGTTAAGATTTCCAATTAAATTTTATCTCATAGCGATGTTATTTATAATCTTTGATATCGAAATAGTATTTTTATATCCGTGGGCAGTAGTTTTTCGTGAATTAAAGGTTCTTGGATCCTTTGCATTTATTGAAATGATTGTTTTTATAATAATACTTTTAATAGGTTTTGTATATGTATGGAAGAGAAAGGCGCTGGAATGGGAGTAG
- a CDS encoding NADH-quinone oxidoreductase subunit E — protein sequence MVMFSEKAKQEFEEILKKYPDKQAGLLPTLYLAQREFGYISREVMDYVASIMGLPQSEVYGVATFYTMYNKKPVGKYFIQVCNNISCSLLNAEKIVQHIEKKLGIQVGETTIDNRFTLVTVECLGSCGTAPMMQINEDYYEDLSIERVDEILEKLK from the coding sequence ATGGTAATGTTTTCAGAAAAGGCAAAGCAAGAGTTTGAAGAGATTTTAAAGAAGTATCCTGATAAACAGGCAGGGCTTCTTCCAACGCTTTATCTTGCTCAGAGGGAGTTTGGGTACATCAGCAGGGAGGTAATGGATTATGTTGCTTCTATTATGGGTCTGCCTCAATCTGAAGTCTATGGCGTGGCAACATTTTATACAATGTACAATAAAAAGCCTGTCGGGAAATATTTCATTCAGGTCTGTAACAATATCTCCTGCTCACTTCTGAATGCAGAAAAAATAGTACAGCATATTGAAAAAAAACTTGGGATACAGGTTGGTGAAACAACCATAGATAACAGGTTCACTCTTGTTACTGTTGAGTGTCTTGGCTCTTGCGGCACAGCTCCAATGATGCAAATAAATGAAGATTATTATGAGGATTTGAGCATTGAAAGGGTGGATGAGATTTTAGAAAAGCTCAAATAG
- a CDS encoding ATP synthase F0 subunit C codes for MNKAVLVSVLLFGLLLFSGTMVMAQEEAANVESGKGSFNYVYIACAIGIAIAAFGGALGQGKSVSSAVEGIARNPNASGKIQTAMIIGLALIESLVIYTFVVVLILLFK; via the coding sequence ATGAATAAAGCGGTTTTGGTATCAGTACTTCTCTTTGGGCTTCTTCTTTTTTCCGGTACAATGGTAATGGCTCAGGAAGAGGCAGCGAATGTAGAGAGTGGCAAAGGAAGTTTTAATTATGTCTATATTGCTTGCGCTATCGGAATAGCAATAGCAGCTTTTGGAGGCGCCTTGGGACAGGGCAAAAGCGTAAGCTCGGCCGTGGAAGGGATTGCGCGCAATCCAAATGCTTCAGGAAAAATTCAAACAGCTATGATTATCGGATTAGCATTGATTGAATCCCTTGTAATTTACACCTTTGTTGTAGTTTTGATTTTGCTTTTCAAATAA
- a CDS encoding NADH-quinone oxidoreductase subunit H — translation MLKNPWTINVIEIFFVFGIIMTTVAVLSLAERKICARIQYRIGPNRVGPFGLLQPLADGIKFIFKEDIIPDHVNKIFYVLAPAISIVPSLMTFAVIPFGPKTTFFGFLDTPVRLQIADLNVGIIYVFAIASLGVYGIVLGGWASNSKYSLMGGLRASAQMISYEISMGLSVMGIIMMAGSLSLADIVNDQGRYWYIFPQFLGFLIFLVSSFAETNRLPFDLPEADSELVAGYHTEYSSMKFAMFFMAEYSNMVTASAMIVSLYLGGWQGLPVGGWMGLPIVDRLWFMPIIWFCAKVGLLLFLFIWVRWSLPRFRYDQLMRLGWKVFLPLSILNILITGALIMWDVY, via the coding sequence ATATTGAAAAATCCGTGGACAATTAATGTAATAGAGATTTTTTTTGTCTTCGGGATTATAATGACTACTGTGGCTGTTCTTTCGCTTGCAGAAAGAAAGATATGCGCACGGATTCAATACCGCATAGGTCCAAACAGGGTTGGTCCATTCGGGCTTCTCCAGCCCCTTGCAGATGGAATAAAATTTATTTTCAAGGAAGACATAATACCAGACCATGTAAACAAAATATTTTATGTTTTGGCTCCGGCTATTTCAATTGTGCCTTCGCTTATGACTTTTGCAGTGATACCTTTTGGTCCCAAGACAACATTCTTTGGATTTCTTGACACTCCTGTGAGGCTTCAGATAGCGGATTTGAATGTAGGAATAATATATGTTTTTGCCATTGCCTCTCTCGGAGTTTACGGGATTGTTCTTGGAGGCTGGGCATCAAACAGCAAATATTCGCTTATGGGAGGGCTCAGGGCTTCTGCCCAGATGATTAGCTATGAGATTTCAATGGGGCTTTCAGTAATGGGAATCATTATGATGGCAGGGTCGTTAAGTCTTGCTGATATTGTGAATGACCAGGGAAGATACTGGTATATCTTTCCGCAGTTTTTAGGTTTTCTGATTTTTCTGGTTTCCTCTTTTGCTGAAACAAACAGGCTTCCATTTGACCTTCCAGAGGCAGACTCTGAGCTTGTTGCAGGATACCATACAGAGTACAGCAGCATGAAATTTGCAATGTTTTTCATGGCAGAGTATTCAAACATGGTTACTGCCTCAGCAATGATAGTCTCTCTGTATCTGGGAGGATGGCAGGGACTGCCTGTTGGAGGATGGATGGGGCTTCCAATTGTTGACAGGCTCTGGTTTATGCCTATAATCTGGTTCTGTGCAAAGGTGGGGCTTTTATTGTTCCTGTTTATCTGGGTGAGATGGTCTCTTCCGAGATTCCGTTATGACCAGCTTATGAGGCTTGGCTGGAAGGTTTTTCTTCCGCTTTCAATATTGAATATACTGATAACAGGTGCATTGATAATGTGGGATGTTTATTAG
- a CDS encoding ATP synthase F0 subunit A, producing the protein MEHSVVYFLLPLNPHIAEKFRFVFLAVLVTIILTTISFLVTRRLETIPKGKQNVFELIISALLDFMKDVMGHESRRFFPLIGSLAFFILTSNLLGLIPGFDSPTGNINTTASCAIVVFFATHYYGFKAHGIKYIKHFTGPIGWLAPLMIPIELVSHIVRPVSLSIRLFGNIFGGHLVLASFAALVPLIVPLPMMVMEIFVAFVQTIVFIMLSMIYISLSVEEAH; encoded by the coding sequence ATGGAGCATTCTGTTGTTTATTTCTTATTGCCATTAAATCCACATATAGCAGAAAAATTCAGGTTTGTATTTCTGGCAGTTTTAGTAACAATCATCCTCACGACCATTTCATTTCTTGTTACACGCAGGCTTGAAACAATACCAAAAGGGAAGCAGAATGTTTTTGAGCTTATAATATCAGCGCTTCTTGATTTTATGAAGGATGTTATGGGACATGAGTCAAGGAGATTTTTCCCTCTCATCGGAAGCCTTGCTTTCTTTATTCTGACATCCAATCTGCTCGGATTGATTCCTGGTTTTGATTCACCGACCGGCAACATAAACACTACAGCTTCCTGTGCAATAGTTGTATTTTTCGCAACCCATTATTACGGGTTTAAAGCGCACGGAATAAAATATATAAAACATTTTACAGGTCCAATAGGATGGCTTGCGCCTCTTATGATACCTATAGAACTAGTAAGCCATATTGTCAGGCCTGTATCGCTGTCAATCCGTTTATTTGGAAACATATTCGGAGGGCACCTGGTGCTTGCAAGCTTTGCAGCCCTTGTTCCTCTTATAGTTCCTCTGCCAATGATGGTGATGGAGATCTTTGTAGCCTTTGTTCAGACAATAGTTTTTATTATGCTGTCAATGATTTATATTTCACTGTCAGTAGAAGAGGCACATTAA